From the genome of Kitasatospora acidiphila, one region includes:
- a CDS encoding SAM-dependent methyltransferase, which yields MSAEEPMTVLKQSDVVAERRSRWLPPNLTGVRSTEGWQSIGRAGGNGKPSRARLDDLLLGGKDHQVIDRTVAAELKKVPLRFAIGSGPRDFIERAVQFWPGPPGA from the coding sequence ATGAGCGCCGAGGAACCCATGACCGTGCTGAAACAGAGCGACGTAGTCGCTGAGCGACGGTCTCGGTGGCTTCCACCGAACCTGACGGGCGTCCGATCCACTGAGGGTTGGCAGTCGATCGGCCGAGCCGGGGGGAACGGCAAGCCGTCGCGGGCGCGTCTGGACGACCTGCTCCTTGGCGGGAAGGACCATCAGGTGATCGACCGGACGGTGGCGGCTGAGCTGAAGAAGGTGCCCCTGCGATTCGCGATCGGTTCGGGCCCGCGGGATTTCATCGAGCGTGCTGTGCAGTTCTGGCCAGGGCCACCAGGTGCGTGA
- a CDS encoding glutamate ligase domain-containing protein yields the protein MSSTLALPAPSCGAEPPSYLTILLAGTEHDTTASLTAVSDEALEIVEEYADIASDPGFATKTICAWKGRITIGDVVVLLFALPTPAAAWRRWTDLLDGATAALLVTDHWPVMGTDPSALDVFEQRGIPHLIAITNPPSHNCEQSTEPELLRVTGACPPLTRVAARPHGVGHRVFLVAAALEAINQDWPPPIATIPQEKPRMNSTPNAQPLLTVPHLVGIDAEGSGLPGLAELLLARGARVSGSTNATTDTPAINALRGLGAVIHPHSSAPVRADMACLIWPGPTTKAARAELDRARALGIPALTVAEALGELIGCATTVMVAGSHSTATVSGMLTSALGHRNPAWMLRRPVTGQRLGHHSGGDLLIADLAQDYDLAVRTEVSVITAASATRLDRLDDELEELEGIARRSEAVVLPTWEAGVGKLAARLAAQPGPRVVTVGQAGGADVRILDSWRNRSGTRLRLRGLDGTEYELTVPVMGRQAARDAAMVVAAGQLLGVAVADLAEGVADFSGIARSLTVAGKPNGITVLDSVAVHPVELAHDLAVARELTDHRGRVIALFEPSGWPATVANGRELGRQLAAADHAFLLPVYDPSGAAHPGFPSGVEAIARAAAHQGIADHLHVMPSVQAVLSHELERQIADLARPGDVIAVVGSGYATQLAERLLAALATPVPANR from the coding sequence GTGTCCTCCACACTCGCTCTTCCCGCGCCGAGCTGCGGGGCCGAACCTCCGTCCTACCTGACGATCCTGCTGGCCGGCACCGAGCACGACACCACAGCATCCCTTACCGCCGTCAGCGACGAGGCACTAGAGATCGTCGAGGAGTATGCCGATATCGCTTCCGACCCCGGCTTCGCCACCAAGACGATCTGTGCCTGGAAGGGCCGGATCACGATCGGCGATGTGGTGGTGCTCTTGTTCGCCCTACCCACCCCGGCGGCGGCTTGGCGGCGCTGGACGGACCTGCTCGACGGTGCCACCGCCGCACTGCTGGTGACCGATCACTGGCCCGTGATGGGCACCGACCCGAGCGCCCTGGACGTCTTCGAGCAGCGCGGAATCCCCCACTTGATCGCCATCACCAACCCACCGAGCCACAACTGCGAGCAGTCAACGGAGCCTGAGCTCCTGCGCGTCACCGGGGCCTGCCCGCCCCTGACACGCGTCGCCGCACGTCCGCACGGTGTCGGCCATCGAGTATTCCTCGTCGCCGCGGCACTCGAAGCGATCAACCAGGACTGGCCCCCGCCCATCGCCACCATTCCGCAGGAGAAGCCCCGCATGAACTCCACGCCCAACGCCCAACCACTGCTGACCGTCCCGCACCTGGTCGGTATCGACGCCGAGGGCTCCGGACTGCCGGGCCTGGCCGAGCTGCTGCTGGCCCGCGGTGCCCGCGTCAGCGGCTCCACCAACGCCACCACGGACACCCCTGCCATCAACGCGCTGCGCGGCCTGGGTGCGGTCATCCACCCGCACAGCTCCGCCCCAGTGCGGGCCGACATGGCCTGCCTGATCTGGCCCGGCCCAACTACCAAAGCCGCGCGGGCCGAGCTAGACCGGGCCAGGGCCCTCGGCATCCCCGCCCTGACCGTCGCCGAGGCGCTCGGTGAACTGATCGGGTGCGCCACCACCGTCATGGTCGCCGGCAGCCACAGCACCGCCACCGTCTCAGGGATGCTCACCAGCGCACTCGGCCACCGCAACCCCGCCTGGATGTTGCGCCGCCCGGTGACCGGTCAACGGCTCGGTCACCACAGCGGAGGGGACTTGTTGATCGCTGACCTCGCCCAGGACTACGACCTGGCCGTCAGGACCGAGGTCAGCGTGATCACCGCTGCCAGCGCTACTCGACTCGACCGACTCGACGATGAGCTTGAGGAGCTCGAAGGCATCGCGCGGCGCAGCGAGGCGGTGGTGCTGCCGACCTGGGAGGCGGGTGTGGGCAAGCTGGCCGCCCGGCTGGCCGCGCAGCCCGGGCCGCGGGTAGTGACAGTCGGGCAGGCCGGCGGTGCCGACGTGCGGATCCTGGACAGCTGGCGGAACCGGAGCGGCACGCGGCTGCGGCTGAGAGGCCTGGACGGTACGGAGTACGAGCTGACGGTACCGGTGATGGGCCGGCAGGCGGCGCGGGATGCGGCGATGGTGGTCGCCGCCGGGCAGCTGCTCGGCGTCGCTGTCGCAGATCTCGCCGAAGGGGTTGCTGACTTCAGCGGCATTGCCCGTTCCCTGACGGTTGCCGGCAAACCCAATGGCATCACGGTCTTGGACTCCGTCGCTGTTCATCCCGTGGAGTTGGCGCATGACCTTGCCGTCGCCCGCGAGCTGACCGACCACCGTGGGCGAGTGATCGCCTTGTTCGAGCCAAGCGGCTGGCCCGCCACTGTCGCCAACGGCCGTGAACTTGGCCGCCAGTTGGCCGCCGCTGATCACGCCTTCCTGCTGCCCGTGTACGACCCGTCGGGCGCTGCCCATCCGGGATTCCCCTCCGGCGTGGAAGCCATCGCCCGCGCGGCAGCTCATCAGGGCATCGCCGACCACCTCCACGTTATGCCTAGCGTGCAGGCCGTGCTCAGCCACGAACTGGAACGGCAGATCGCCGACCTAGCACGCCCAGGTGACGTGATCGCCGTCGTCGGAAGCGGCTACGCCACCCAGCTCGCCGAACGCCTTCTCGCCGCGCTGGCCACCCCCGTCCCCGCCAACCGCTAA
- a CDS encoding helix-turn-helix transcriptional regulator: protein MTIAPDSHRPVPVLTTEQATLLKLRAAGRSRARIARALYTSESQITDLLNQLQAALGAESRAQLIGLGLIHRIVSPQDVIVRHVSVPIPLTPRQRQVLTIFATGGNDQDAATALGITTSTVREYASKLLSNLGARDRAHAVGLGLVYEVLLLSDLNPALPAVTLTDHLAQFAANT, encoded by the coding sequence GTGACCATCGCACCCGATTCGCATCGGCCCGTGCCCGTGCTGACCACAGAGCAGGCCACCCTGCTTAAGCTGCGGGCCGCCGGCCGCTCCCGTGCCCGAATCGCCCGCGCTCTCTACACCTCTGAGAGCCAGATCACCGACCTCCTGAACCAGCTTCAGGCTGCCCTGGGCGCCGAGTCCCGTGCCCAGTTGATCGGGCTGGGACTGATCCACCGCATCGTCTCTCCGCAGGACGTCATCGTCCGCCACGTCTCGGTCCCGATCCCCCTGACCCCGCGCCAGCGCCAGGTCCTGACGATCTTCGCCACTGGCGGCAACGACCAGGACGCCGCCACTGCGCTGGGGATCACCACGAGCACGGTGCGGGAGTACGCGAGCAAGCTGCTGAGCAACCTCGGTGCCCGGGACCGCGCCCACGCAGTCGGCCTGGGCTTGGTTTATGAGGTTCTGCTCCTCAGCGATCTCAATCCAGCTCTTCCGGCCGTCACGCTGACTGACCACCTCGCCCAATTCGCCGCCAATACGTGA